A stretch of the Tannerella serpentiformis genome encodes the following:
- a CDS encoding heavy-metal-associated domain-containing protein, translated as MRIRINGMSCSHCQARVEKGLSELDGVTSVRVDLPTGTATVVGDVTEDRLRTALDDLGYEYGGKL; from the coding sequence ATGAGAATTAGAATAAACGGAATGAGTTGCAGCCATTGCCAGGCTCGCGTAGAAAAAGGGCTCTCTGAACTGGACGGCGTGACGTCCGTTCGCGTCGATCTCCCGACCGGCACCGCCACCGTCGTGGGCGACGTGACCGAAGACCGCCTCCGCACTGCCCTCGACGACCTCGGTTACGAATACGGCGGCAAGCTCTGA
- a CDS encoding HU family DNA-binding protein, whose amino-acid sequence MTKADIVSEIARSTGIDKNTVLTSVESFMEEVKKSLAAGENVYLRGFGSFIVKRRAQKTARNISQNTTMIIPEHDIPSFKPARIFMNQVANK is encoded by the coding sequence ATGACCAAAGCAGACATTGTAAGCGAGATCGCAAGGAGCACGGGGATAGATAAAAATACGGTCTTGACAAGCGTGGAATCGTTCATGGAAGAGGTAAAGAAATCACTCGCAGCAGGCGAGAACGTGTACCTCCGTGGATTTGGCAGCTTTATCGTCAAGAGACGCGCGCAAAAGACCGCCAGAAACATCTCACAGAACACCACGATGATCATTCCCGAGCACGACATCCCGTCATTCAAGCCAGCTCGAATCTTCATGAATCAAGTAGCGAACAAATAA